From the genome of Streptomyces sp. NBC_01142:
CGGTCTTCTCGCCCTCACTGATCGGTTGCCCGTCCGCAGCGCGGACCAGGAACAGGTGCCGCCCATCGGGCCGGCCGAAGGTGGACCCGCCGCAGACCTGACACAGCATGTGGCTCATGGCGTGCCGTTGGCGCAGCGCGTGCATCCCGGCGAGTTTCGGCGTGCCGACGCCGCGCGTGGCGGCCATCCTGACCCACAACGTGCTGTCCTTGCGGTCAGCCCGGCTGTATTCGTCCGCGTAGCCGATGCCTTCCCCGTCGATGCCCCGCCGCCGCACGATCGGGCCGGGAAGAGTTGTCTCTCCTGACCACGGCGCTATGAAGGGCACGCGGATGCCCTTCCAGAAGAACTGGCGGGGGCTGAGCGGGGCGGTCACTCGTTCTCCTTCAGGGAATCCGGCGCCTTCATGCATCCAGTCGCGACCAGCAGATCCAGCAGCTCGTTGACGGCCCAGCCCATCCGCCGGAGGTGGCTGGTGGCTTGCTCGTAGTCGGCGGGCAGCTCCTCGGCGCGCACGGCACGGGCCCGCGCGAGGAGTTTGGCGGCCCGCGCGTCGCGCTTCTCGGCTTTCGCTGTGATGGCAATGTTCACGACCTGCTTCAGGTGGTCGCGGAGCCGCTGCGCGAGCTCCTTCACGTCCGCCTCCGGCGGCATGACGGAATCGAGCGCGTCCGCCACGTCGTCCAGCAGAGCGTCACCGTCGTATGCCTTCCAGGCGCGGAGCTTCGCTAGGACGCCTTCTGTGCCGTTTGGGTCCATCGGCGGTTCCCAACGTGCCACGGGGCGGTGCCAGCGGCCGGTGAGGGCGGCAGAGGTCACTGGCCGACTCCTGTGGCCGGGAGGAGACACCAGACGGTCGCGCCGGAGTCGCTGATCCCCCAGGTGCCGCCGTGCGTGACGGTGCACCATTCGACCAATTCGAGGCCGCGGCCGTGCTCTGCGTCGTCGTCGGCTTTCTGGACCGAAGGATTCCCTGGCACGTTGCTCTTCACGAGGACGTACAGGGCCTCGTCCTGGAGCTGCATGGTGAAGGTGACGTGAGTGCCGCCGCTGTGCGTGATCGCATTGGTCACCAGCTCGGAGACGATGAGCGCCACGGTGTCCTTCAAGCCGGACAGACCGCAATAGCTTAGGCGTGCCTTGGCCAGGCGACGCATGGCACCGACGCGGCGAGCGTCTTTCGAAAGCGGTTCTTCGCCTGGTCCACGCTGCGCGATCTCGAAGTCAGTGCTCATTAAGTCGTACGTGCGAGGGCGGTTGGCCGCGTGAGGCAGGGGCCCGCCGACGAACGCGCTCTTGGCAGGAAGGGTCGTACCTCGGGCCACAGCCGTACCCATTGACTCCTCCTCGTCGCGGTATGAACACATAGCGTTCTGCGACGAGGGTGGCTGTGACTATGTCGTGGTTATGACTTCTGACTGTCCGTTCGGGTGACACCATGACGCGGCTATGACTTCTCGCCGCCTTCTGGCGGGGGGCCGTTACAAAAGGAGACCAGCGCGGTATCCCATGGGGGAACCGATTCCGTGGAGGGGACATGGGCGAGGATCGGCGCACAGTGCTGTACACGCTGGTGATCGAACGAGGTATCCGCTCGCACAAGTCGTTCAGCGATGAGTACGCACGCGTCGCGGAGCAGTTACGGGCCGAGGGCCAAGACGTGGCTCCCGCACCAGTGGCACGTCACTACGAGCGCCTGCTGGTCGTCGGGGGACTCAAGAGCCAGCCGTACTCTCCGACTGCCCGGGTCTTGGAGCGCATGTTCCATTGGCCCGTCCTGGATTTGCTGCGCCCGGCTTCCGAAATGCCGGAGTTGGAGCGTCAGCATTCCACTCCGCGGGCCGCAACTTCGCCTGTGCTCAACGAAAGTGAACTGCTGATGACCGCTCGGGACGCCGCCGAACACGCCGGTGAGGCCGCCTCGCTCCACTTGGACGAGATGACGCTCGACCAACTCCACGACGACCTCGTAGAGCTCGCCCGTAAGTACGGCTGCACCGCCCCGGCCGAGGTCTGCCAGCGCGCGAGCAGCCTGCTGCGCACGGCGCAGGTGCTGCTGGAACGCACCCGTTCCCCCGAACAGCACGCCCGGCTCTACTACGCAGCCGGGCAGGCCACTGCGCTGCTGTCCGCAGTCTCGTTCGATCTGGGAGCGCTCGCGCCGGCCGTCTCGTTCGCCCGTTCCTCCGCGCAGTACGGCAAGACCATCGAGCATGGCCCGTTGCAGGCGTACGCCTACGGCATGCTGGCCTTCATGGCGTTCTGGGACGGTCGTCCCAGCGAAGCAGTCCGACTGGCCAAGAGCGCCCAGCAGTTCGGAGGACTGGGGGACACCGCCTGCCGCCGGCTGTACGCCATCGAGGCCCGCGCCTACGGGCATCTACGCAACGCTGACCAGGCGCAGCGCGCCATCCGAGACGCGCTGGAGCACAGCAGCGGCGCCCGAGACGAGTTGCACGACGACATTGGCGGCGAGTTCGGCTTCGACGCCGCCCGGATTGCGATGAGCAACGCGACGACCAGTCTGCTGCTGCGCGACGCCGAGGGAGCGGAAGCCTCAGCCACCAGGGCCCTTGCCCTGCTGAGCAGTCGCCCTACAGCCGAGCAACCGATCGTGGTCTCAGGGCCCGCAGCGATCGACCTGGCCCGCTCGCGGCTGATGCGCAGCGAGGTGGAGGGCGCGCACGAGGCCCTGGCGCCGGTCTTCCGGGTGCCGCCGGACTGGCGTGGCGCCGGCATGCTGGAGCGCCTGACGGCCGCACGGATCGAGCTGACGCGCCCCGAACTCCGGAGCGCGCCAGCAGCCCTCACCCTGGCCGAGCAGATCGAGGACTTCAGCGCCCTTTCTCCTGCGCGCAGGCTCGGCGCCACGAGCCCGCTCGCGATCGAGGGCTGACCTTTACCGGCCGAGCGCGGCCAGGATCATCGTCTCCTTCTCCGGAGCGATGCCGTGCTCGGCCCAGCGGGGATGCTCCACAGGCATCCCGCCGTCGCGGAGCCACGCCCAGGTGTCCTCGACGGTTTCCGACAGCGGGCGGCACACCAGCCCGGCCGCCTGCGCTCGCGTCGACTCGATCCTCCACACGCCGGCGTGGGTGCGCCACAGCGGCAGCTCCGTCCACTGCTGCACCTCATGGTCCAGGAGCAGCTTGTCGGGAGCCCACACCAGTTGCGCGTATCCGCCGGTGGCGAGCACGCAGGCCGTGAGGAAGTCGCTCATCGTCTCCCGGCCGAGCGGTGCGACGCAGTTGTACGCGCCCCCTCGATCGGCGGCGGCCTGGTCGAGGGCGAACGCGGCCACATCGCGTACGTCGATCGGCTGGATGGACTTCTCCGGAGCTCCCGGGGCGAGCATCCGGCCGCCGCGAGTGGCGCGGCGCAACCACCACGGCAGCCGGCCGACGTATTCGCCCGGCCCGAGGATGACGCCTGGCCGGAGAATCACTGTCCGGTCCTCGCCGAACGCTACGGTGGTCGCTCGCTCTGCGCTGGCCTTCTGCCTCCCGTAGTACCAGTCCGGCCCGTCCCAGTCATCTGGGAG
Proteins encoded in this window:
- a CDS encoding DUF6415 family natural product biosynthesis protein translates to MTSAALTGRWHRPVARWEPPMDPNGTEGVLAKLRAWKAYDGDALLDDVADALDSVMPPEADVKELAQRLRDHLKQVVNIAITAKAEKRDARAAKLLARARAVRAEELPADYEQATSHLRRMGWAVNELLDLLVATGCMKAPDSLKENE
- a CDS encoding ATP-binding protein, with the translated sequence MSTDFEIAQRGPGEEPLSKDARRVGAMRRLAKARLSYCGLSGLKDTVALIVSELVTNAITHSGGTHVTFTMQLQDEALYVLVKSNVPGNPSVQKADDDAEHGRGLELVEWCTVTHGGTWGISDSGATVWCLLPATGVGQ
- a CDS encoding NAD-dependent epimerase/dehydratase family protein — protein: MRILVLGGSWFLGRAVAQYALDRGWEVTVFNRGRSGSAPAGARAVRGDRTVPEDLSRLASEGPWDAVVDTSASEMAPRDVLAGARALEPAVGRYVYVSTVNAYRGWPSEPLTEESELLDGPPDADADYGRLPDDWDGPDWYYGRQKASAERATTVAFGEDRTVILRPGVILGPGEYVGRLPWWLRRATRGGRMLAPGAPEKSIQPIDVRDVAAFALDQAAADRGGAYNCVAPLGRETMSDFLTACVLATGGYAQLVWAPDKLLLDHEVQQWTELPLWRTHAGVWRIESTRAQAAGLVCRPLSETVEDTWAWLRDGGMPVEHPRWAEHGIAPEKETMILAALGR